Proteins encoded by one window of Glycine soja cultivar W05 chromosome 15, ASM419377v2, whole genome shotgun sequence:
- the LOC114386847 gene encoding pectinesterase inhibitor 3-like produces the protein MQLQPTLSTLYLSLLLTITLTSPTLAAQSKPQDLVRSSCVHARYPRLCLRTLSNYPGPANTPLDVARAALRVSLAHTRRASKFLHALSHGGAAAMSKRQRSALRDCNEQISDSVDQLRRSLDELQHLRSETFKWQMSNALTWVSAALTNGDTCLDGFGGNARPDVKRRVTDVARVTSNALYMINRLGQSRTGKPKPKPKPRSRPQPRSASSTEKLN, from the coding sequence atgcaactcCAACCCACTCTCTCCACTCTCTACCTCTCCCTTTTGTTAACAATAACGTTAACATCTCCAACCTTGGCAGCACAAAGCAAGCCGCAGGATCTGGTCCGGTCCTCGTGCGTGCACGCGCGGTACCCGCGTCTGTGCCTGCGCACCCTCTCGAACTACCCGGGTCCCGCCAACACGCCGTTAGACGTGGCCAGGGCAGCTTTGAGGGTAAGCCTGGCCCACACGCGCCGGGCCTCCAAATTCCTCCATGCACTTTCTCATGGAGGCGCTGCCGCCATGAGCAAGCGCCAGCGCTCCGCGCTGCGCGACTGTAATGAACAGATTTCGGACTCCGTCGACCAGCTGCGGCGGAGCCTCGACGAGCTGCAGCACCTGCGCTCCGAGACGTTCAAGTGGCAGATGAGCAACGCCCTGACTTGGGTCAGCGCCGCCCTCACCAACGGCGACACCTGCCTCGACGGCTTCGGAGGGAATGCCAGGCCCGACGTCAAACGGAGAGTCACGGATGTGGCGAGGGTTACTAGCAATGCTTTGTATATGATTAATCGGCTCGGGCAAAGTAGAACCGGGAAGCCCAAGCCCAAACCCAAACCCAGGTCCAGGCCTCAGCCTCGCTCTGCCTCAAGTACTGAAAAATTGAATTAG
- the LOC114385913 gene encoding uncharacterized protein LOC114385913, whose amino-acid sequence MPLYTKFIKDIFTKKEKYIDNENIVMGGNCSVVIQRKLPKKFKDPGSMTIPCTIGNESVGKALIDLGAIINLINHKLYKVVEDVLVKVCHFTFPVDFVIMDIEEDAGISFILGRPFMLTANCVVDMGNDNLEMNVDDQKVTFNLFEAIKYLGEDRRCFKVEEVDKEDIVALQTTQTSLEKALINVVDCLTSEEEKDLRACLEDLDREENILAGGGPILKN is encoded by the coding sequence ATGCCTCTCTACACCAAATTCATAAAGGACATCTTCACCAAGAAGGAGAAGTACATTGACAATGAAAACATTGTGATGGGAGGCAACTGTAGTGTAGTAATACAGAGGAAGCTGCCCAAGAAATTTAAAGACCCCGGGAGCATGACAATCCCTTGCACCATAGGGAATGAGTCAGTAGGCAAGGCTCTCATTGACTTAGGGGCAATCATCAACTTGATCAATCACAAACTGTACAAGGTAGTAGAAGATGTCCTCGTCAAAGTCTGCCACTTTACTTTCCCAGTGGATTTTGTCATCATGGACATAGAAGAAGATGCAGGGATTTCTTTTATCCTAGGAAGACCCTTCATGCTGACTGCCAACTGCGTAGTAGATATGGGGAATGACAATCTGGAAATGAACGTCGATGACCAAAAAGTAACCTTCAACCTTTTCGAAGCAATTAAATACCTAGGGGAAGATAGGAGGTGCTTCAAGGTGGAGGAGGTCGATAAAGAAGACATCGTTGCTCTTCAAACCACACAGACTTCACTGGAGAAAGCTTTGATCAATGTTGTGGATTGTCTAACAAGCGAAGAGGAAAAAGATCTAAGGGCTTGTTTAGAAGACTTAGATCGTGAAGAAAACATTCTTGCAGGGGGGGGACCAATTTTGAAGAATTGA